The following proteins come from a genomic window of Paenibacillus swuensis:
- the tyrS gene encoding tyrosine--tRNA ligase has protein sequence MKWEQLTDEQKQEVERQLSIIRRGVVEIVPEDDLKTNVMKAVVTGEPMKIKLGLDPSAPDIHVGHTVVLHKLRQFQELGHQIQLIIGDFTGRIGDPTGKSETRKQLTEEDVMRNAETYKKQIFKILDPELTKVYYNSEWLSPLNFADVVGLSAKVTVARMMERDDFTKRFTTGQPISIHEFFYPLMQGYDSVALKSDVELGGTDQKFNLLMGRTLQKEYGVDPQAAITLPLLEGLDGVNKMSKSLGNYIGIDEEPNQIYGKSMSIPDELMLKYYELATDISNDELLALREGMAKGTAHPRDLKMRLAYTFVRMYQGQEAAEQAELHFKTVFQQRALPQDIEAVELSSKELEEGSIKLVKLLVTLGLQASNGEAKRSITQGAVKINEEKKDDPNADILPAEGDVIQVGKRKFVKVKLV, from the coding sequence ATGAAGTGGGAACAACTTACAGATGAGCAAAAGCAAGAAGTGGAGCGTCAGTTGAGTATCATTCGGCGAGGTGTTGTGGAGATTGTACCTGAAGATGATCTCAAAACCAACGTCATGAAAGCCGTGGTGACAGGGGAGCCGATGAAAATTAAACTAGGTTTGGACCCGTCAGCTCCTGATATTCATGTCGGACATACGGTTGTGCTTCATAAGCTTCGCCAATTTCAAGAGCTTGGTCATCAAATTCAACTAATTATCGGCGATTTTACAGGGAGAATCGGTGACCCGACTGGAAAGTCCGAAACTCGCAAACAGCTTACCGAAGAAGATGTCATGCGTAATGCCGAAACTTATAAGAAACAGATTTTCAAAATTTTGGATCCGGAATTGACAAAAGTTTATTATAACTCGGAATGGCTCAGCCCGTTGAATTTTGCCGATGTGGTGGGGTTGAGCGCAAAGGTCACAGTCGCCCGGATGATGGAACGCGATGACTTTACGAAGCGGTTTACAACCGGGCAGCCCATTTCCATTCACGAATTCTTCTACCCGTTAATGCAAGGTTATGATTCCGTCGCGTTGAAGAGCGATGTGGAGTTAGGCGGTACGGATCAAAAGTTTAATTTACTGATGGGTCGTACGCTGCAAAAGGAATATGGGGTAGATCCGCAGGCCGCGATTACGCTGCCTCTGCTTGAGGGTTTGGACGGCGTGAATAAAATGAGCAAAAGTTTGGGTAATTACATCGGTATAGATGAAGAACCGAATCAAATTTACGGGAAATCGATGTCCATTCCGGACGAGTTAATGTTGAAGTACTACGAACTCGCGACCGATATTTCGAATGATGAGCTGCTTGCTCTTCGGGAGGGGATGGCGAAGGGCACGGCGCATCCAAGGGATCTCAAGATGAGGTTGGCTTATACCTTCGTTCGGATGTATCAGGGGCAAGAGGCAGCGGAACAGGCTGAGCTGCATTTCAAAACAGTGTTCCAGCAAAGAGCGTTACCTCAGGATATCGAAGCAGTGGAGCTGTCTTCCAAAGAACTTGAGGAAGGAAGCATAAAACTGGTCAAGTTGCTTGTTACCTTAGGACTCCAAGCGTCAAACGGAGAAGCAAAGCGCAGTATTACTCAAGGCGCTGTAAAGATTAACGAAGAGAAGAAGGACGATCCTAATGCGGATATCCTGCCCGCCGAAGGAGATGTCATTCAAGTAGGCAAGCGTAAATTTGTAAAAGTAAAGCTTGTGTAG
- the rpsD gene encoding 30S ribosomal protein S4, which translates to MSRYTGPKFKLSRRLGISLSGTGKELKRPFPPGQHGPGQRKKVSGYGLQLAEKQKLRHMYGLNEKQFRNLYTKAQKVQGIAGENFMIMLESRLDNLVYRLGFANSRAGARQLVSHGHILVNGKKVDIASYLVSTGDMISLRERSKGLSSVKEAIANRNFLPNYLEFNEAAVEGKYVRLPERAELPQEIDEKQIVEFYSR; encoded by the coding sequence ATGTCACGTTATACAGGTCCTAAATTTAAATTAAGCCGTCGCCTCGGCATCTCCCTTAGCGGAACAGGCAAAGAATTAAAGCGTCCTTTCCCTCCGGGCCAACACGGTCCTGGACAACGCAAGAAAGTTAGCGGCTACGGTCTGCAACTTGCTGAGAAACAAAAGCTGCGTCACATGTACGGCTTGAACGAGAAGCAATTCCGCAACCTGTACACGAAAGCTCAAAAAGTACAAGGTATCGCCGGCGAGAACTTCATGATCATGCTGGAAAGCCGCCTGGACAACCTGGTTTACCGTCTTGGTTTCGCGAACTCCCGCGCGGGTGCTCGTCAACTGGTTTCCCACGGTCACATCCTGGTTAACGGCAAGAAAGTGGATATCGCTTCTTACCTGGTTTCCACAGGCGACATGATTTCCCTTCGCGAAAGAAGCAAAGGTCTTTCTTCTGTTAAAGAAGCCATTGCTAACCGTAACTTCCTTCCGAACTACCTTGAGTTTAATGAAGCTGCAGTTGAAGGTAAATACGTTCGTTTGCCAGAACGCGCTGAACTTCCGCAAGAAATTGACGAGAAACAAATCGTCGAGTTCTACAGCCGTTAA
- a CDS encoding sensor domain-containing diguanylate cyclase has protein sequence MTGNLRDTQFGPQQYTNESISNQRSLGRDAEVGVSAVSDHSSEQADPLSRVEALKGAFWSWTDKFAVSHSGDQIWFITNLEGEILSGRLFGQGLLTEQLNPLIAQGFSWSTLGRSAVTDCLKTYRTASLNPNEHSSDLLKECDSLAVPIFNEDGTPDILLGWVGFTTDQSGRLKELTQAAAGISITADLQTELARNRILLRDKERLEREAGLQGRLLQISRKMHTKIDVDAVLSELILTIEKVYNAYIDIFLSQDNESHNSRVKPLVFNTEMDICTRAFMEGQLIHEAGIDNPSQEIVAAPLIGKQGIYGVLQLQASPVRFERSDLEFISSLATTAGNAFENARLYEQSNLLISELRLINEITKRLNQSLKLNDIFDFATKELIEIFAAEYCCILQLDKESDQLIVQASNLPSITNTFFSRDYGYSGAIFATQEPVIVSDYYNLPEQITSHLMKSTSSRSLIGSPIIVNSEVIGTILVTHRLPNFFSYENYKLLQVLSGHIGLAMTNASLHAEVRRRVITDSLTGLYVRHYLDEQVNLQQKQDFCGSLILVDIDFFKRVNDTFGHQVGDEILIQVSSIIKSSIRESDIAARWGGEELAVYLPQVNIEQTIRIAERIRSRVAKETNPRVTVSCGISEWSWEDEKISVETLFYKADMALYEAKHHGKNQLRIRK, from the coding sequence ATGACTGGAAATCTCCGTGATACGCAGTTTGGTCCGCAACAATATACTAACGAATCCATAAGTAACCAGCGAAGTCTTGGACGGGATGCGGAGGTTGGAGTTTCCGCTGTATCGGATCATTCTTCAGAGCAAGCCGATCCGCTTTCGCGTGTCGAGGCGCTGAAGGGTGCTTTTTGGTCATGGACGGACAAGTTTGCTGTTTCGCATTCAGGAGATCAGATTTGGTTTATAACGAATCTCGAAGGTGAAATTCTGTCGGGCAGGTTATTTGGGCAGGGGTTGTTAACGGAACAATTGAATCCTTTGATTGCACAGGGGTTCTCGTGGAGTACACTAGGCAGATCTGCGGTTACGGATTGTTTAAAGACATACAGAACTGCTTCGTTAAATCCGAATGAGCACAGCTCTGACTTGTTGAAGGAATGTGACTCGTTAGCTGTACCTATCTTTAATGAAGACGGTACGCCTGACATTTTGCTCGGTTGGGTTGGGTTCACTACAGATCAATCAGGGCGTTTAAAGGAATTGACTCAAGCTGCTGCAGGAATCAGCATTACTGCGGATTTACAAACGGAGCTCGCCAGAAATCGCATATTGCTTAGAGATAAAGAACGACTAGAGCGGGAAGCTGGGCTTCAAGGGCGACTTCTGCAGATATCCAGGAAGATGCATACCAAGATTGATGTTGACGCCGTGCTGTCGGAATTAATCCTTACAATAGAGAAAGTCTACAATGCTTATATCGATATATTTTTGTCTCAGGATAATGAAAGTCATAACAGTCGCGTGAAACCATTGGTGTTTAATACGGAAATGGATATTTGTACCCGTGCATTCATGGAAGGCCAATTAATACACGAAGCCGGCATAGATAACCCTTCTCAAGAAATTGTGGCCGCTCCATTAATAGGTAAACAAGGTATATATGGCGTACTACAGCTGCAAGCTTCTCCTGTCCGGTTTGAACGAAGTGATCTTGAATTTATTTCTTCGCTTGCAACAACCGCGGGAAATGCGTTTGAGAACGCCAGACTATATGAGCAATCCAACTTGCTGATCAGCGAGCTGCGACTAATTAATGAAATCACAAAGCGCCTGAATCAAAGTCTTAAACTGAACGATATTTTTGATTTCGCTACGAAGGAATTAATAGAGATTTTCGCTGCGGAATACTGCTGTATACTGCAGTTGGACAAAGAGTCGGATCAATTAATCGTACAGGCAAGCAATTTGCCTTCCATTACGAACACTTTTTTTTCAAGAGATTATGGTTATTCCGGTGCAATCTTCGCGACACAGGAGCCTGTTATCGTATCTGATTATTACAATTTGCCCGAACAGATTACCTCGCATTTAATGAAGTCAACTTCTTCCCGTTCATTGATCGGTTCACCAATCATTGTTAACTCGGAAGTAATCGGCACCATTTTGGTTACTCACAGACTGCCGAACTTTTTCTCTTACGAGAATTACAAGCTGCTTCAAGTGCTTTCCGGTCATATCGGGTTAGCTATGACGAACGCTTCACTTCATGCTGAAGTACGCCGGCGCGTCATTACGGACAGCCTGACAGGTTTGTATGTCCGACACTATCTGGATGAACAAGTGAACCTGCAACAGAAACAGGACTTTTGCGGCTCATTAATTCTGGTGGATATTGATTTCTTCAAACGGGTGAATGATACTTTCGGCCATCAGGTCGGAGACGAGATTCTAATTCAGGTCAGCAGCATTATCAAGTCCAGTATTCGTGAAAGCGATATTGCGGCAAGGTGGGGCGGGGAGGAATTGGCGGTGTATTTGCCGCAAGTGAATATTGAGCAGACGATTCGAATTGCGGAGCGGATCAGATCCAGAGTAGCCAAAGAAACGAATCCCCGGGTGACGGTCTCTTGCGGAATTTCAGAGTGGAGCTGGGAAGACGAGAAGATCAGTGTGGAAACCCTTTTCTACAAAGCGGATATGGCTCTTTATGAGGCTAAGCATCATGGCAAGAATCAATTAAGAATCCGTAAATAG
- a CDS encoding aminopeptidase has translation MRDPRLTQLAKNLVGYSIDVQPGENVLIEMYGTDKELVKCLVEEVYAKGGNPFVECIDRSVQRAMLMGASKALIEQWSEHDLNRMKNMQGYIGIRAYDNVNDMSDVPEPQMNMYESLYKKPVHSEQRVKHTKWVVLRYPNHSMAQLANMSTEAFEDFYFNVCNLDYSKMDLAQDPLANLMRRTDKVRIVSPGTDLTFSIKDIGAEKCSGQRNIPDGEVFTAPVRDSVNGTIAYNSPSVYNGVTFENIKFRFENGKIVEATSNDTKRINEILDMDEGARYIGEFAIGFNPFIQKPMNDILFDEKIDGSLHFTPGQAYEETDNGNRSAVHWDLVLIQRPEYGGGEIYFDDVLIRKDGRFVISELEPLNPENLK, from the coding sequence ATGAGAGATCCGAGATTAACGCAATTAGCTAAAAATCTGGTGGGCTATTCCATTGATGTGCAACCGGGTGAGAATGTATTAATCGAGATGTACGGAACCGATAAGGAACTTGTCAAATGTTTGGTGGAGGAGGTTTATGCCAAGGGCGGAAATCCTTTCGTGGAATGTATCGACCGATCAGTACAGCGGGCTATGCTTATGGGCGCATCCAAAGCATTAATTGAACAGTGGTCGGAACATGATCTTAACCGAATGAAGAACATGCAGGGATATATTGGAATACGCGCTTACGATAACGTAAACGATATGTCCGATGTTCCTGAGCCGCAAATGAATATGTATGAATCCCTCTATAAGAAACCTGTACATAGTGAACAACGTGTCAAACATACGAAATGGGTGGTGTTGCGTTACCCAAATCATTCTATGGCCCAACTTGCCAATATGAGTACAGAAGCGTTCGAGGACTTCTACTTCAATGTATGTAATTTGGATTATAGCAAAATGGATCTGGCTCAAGATCCGCTTGCGAATCTGATGAGACGCACGGATAAAGTTCGTATTGTTTCTCCAGGCACAGATTTAACGTTTTCTATTAAAGACATCGGTGCCGAGAAATGCTCAGGTCAACGCAACATTCCGGATGGGGAAGTGTTTACCGCGCCGGTTCGCGACTCCGTGAATGGAACGATTGCATATAACTCCCCTTCCGTGTATAACGGCGTTACTTTCGAGAATATCAAATTCCGATTTGAGAATGGCAAAATTGTGGAAGCGACAAGCAATGATACGAAACGAATAAACGAAATTCTGGATATGGACGAAGGCGCTCGTTATATTGGTGAATTCGCCATCGGCTTCAATCCTTTTATCCAAAAACCGATGAATGATATTCTGTTCGACGAAAAAATTGACGGCAGTTTACACTTCACGCCGGGCCAAGCTTACGAAGAAACGGATAATGGAAACCGCTCCGCTGTGCATTGGGATCTAGTATTAATTCAGCGCCCCGAATATGGCGGCGGTGAAATCTACTTCGACGATGTGCTGATTCGCAAAGACGGACGATTCGTTATTTCAGAGCTTGAACCGTTGAATCCGGAAAATCTCAAATAA
- a CDS encoding HPr family phosphocarrier protein translates to MSHNAAIVELSQTASKFTSSIVLQYENKYIDVKSLLGLYTTLVGNQSYELHVHGPDEAEARQAMADVFAKHNMKVTIVGE, encoded by the coding sequence ATGTCTCATAACGCGGCTATCGTGGAACTTTCACAAACAGCAAGTAAATTTACATCTTCGATTGTATTGCAGTACGAGAACAAGTACATTGACGTGAAAAGCCTTCTTGGCTTGTACACAACCCTGGTCGGCAACCAATCGTATGAGTTGCACGTTCATGGTCCAGATGAAGCTGAAGCTCGTCAGGCTATGGCTGATGTTTTTGCCAAACATAATATGAAAGTGACGATCGTAGGCGAATAA
- a CDS encoding DUF1507 family protein — MEDAYKIEKLIEVQMQNLTTRQCPLYEEVLDTQMYGFSREVDFAVRIGLLGELKGKEIVSKLERNLAQLYEALESKARL, encoded by the coding sequence ATGGAAGATGCATATAAAATTGAGAAATTAATTGAAGTGCAGATGCAGAATCTTACGACACGGCAATGTCCATTGTATGAGGAAGTGCTGGATACGCAAATGTACGGATTCTCACGTGAAGTGGATTTCGCGGTCCGGATTGGATTGTTAGGCGAACTGAAGGGTAAGGAAATTGTCAGCAAGCTTGAACGTAACCTCGCACAGTTGTATGAGGCGCTTGAGAGCAAGGCGCGTTTATAA
- the cax gene encoding calcium/proton exchanger, producing the protein MKKIFYPGLILTFAVSALAHYMHLGGPTTQFGLSALAILFAAGFMGKATESVAHYAGDRMGGFLNATFGNAAELIIAIFLIKEGLFDMVKASLTGSIIGNLLLVLGLSLLAGGIKFKEQRFNALLASHNASLMILGVIALFIPAMFLFEFGENSSKMETLSLVVSALLIIAYVLWLLFSMITHKKELSEQVETQPDHGESPVWSAKISVLFLALSTVMVAFISEWMVGTLESFSTQYGLSELFVGAFLVAIVGNAAEHSAAIMLAYKGKIGAAVEIAVGSSLQIALFVSPVLVFISFFGGNPMDLVFMPVELVAIAVSVFIAKSISQDGSTNWFEGALLLIVYLILGVAFYLI; encoded by the coding sequence TTGAAGAAAATCTTTTATCCGGGCCTGATTCTGACCTTTGCCGTCAGCGCGTTGGCTCATTATATGCATTTAGGCGGACCCACCACACAGTTCGGATTGTCTGCTTTGGCTATTCTGTTTGCGGCCGGATTTATGGGTAAAGCTACGGAGAGCGTTGCCCATTATGCCGGAGATCGAATGGGTGGATTTCTGAATGCGACCTTCGGCAACGCCGCCGAATTGATTATCGCGATTTTTTTGATTAAAGAAGGTTTGTTCGACATGGTTAAAGCTAGTTTAACCGGATCGATTATCGGTAACTTGCTTCTGGTACTGGGGCTTAGTCTCCTCGCGGGGGGAATCAAATTTAAGGAGCAGCGCTTTAACGCGCTTCTTGCTTCCCATAATGCTTCCCTGATGATCCTCGGCGTCATTGCGCTTTTTATTCCGGCCATGTTCCTGTTCGAGTTTGGCGAAAACAGCTCGAAGATGGAAACTTTAAGCTTAGTGGTATCCGCTTTATTAATTATTGCTTATGTATTGTGGCTGCTCTTCTCCATGATCACACACAAGAAAGAGTTATCGGAACAAGTCGAGACTCAACCGGATCATGGCGAATCCCCTGTATGGTCCGCTAAGATATCCGTTCTGTTTCTTGCCCTTTCGACCGTCATGGTAGCATTTATATCCGAGTGGATGGTCGGAACGTTAGAATCGTTCTCAACTCAGTACGGATTATCAGAGTTGTTTGTCGGCGCGTTCCTCGTGGCGATTGTCGGTAACGCGGCTGAGCATAGTGCGGCGATTATGCTTGCTTATAAGGGCAAGATTGGCGCAGCGGTTGAAATTGCAGTCGGCAGTTCTTTGCAAATTGCTTTATTTGTCAGCCCTGTACTCGTATTTATAAGTTTCTTCGGCGGCAATCCGATGGATTTAGTGTTTATGCCGGTGGAGCTTGTTGCTATTGCGGTCTCGGTCTTTATTGCGAAGTCCATTTCGCAAGACGGGTCTACCAATTGGTTTGAGGGCGCTTTGCTTCTGATTGTTTACTTAATTTTGGGAGTAGCTTTCTATTTAATTTAA
- a CDS encoding Asp23/Gls24 family envelope stress response protein: MSEVNDTGLVRISDDVVATIAGLAALETPGVAAMSGGMSEGLAKRLSGKNAQKGVTVEVGQLEAAIDLRVIVHYGSRIQEVCRELQENIKEAVENMTGLLVVEVNVKVEGVAFKEDETPDDTNRVK; this comes from the coding sequence ATGTCCGAGGTCAATGATACAGGATTAGTTCGTATTTCAGACGATGTAGTAGCTACCATTGCTGGACTAGCCGCATTAGAAACGCCGGGTGTAGCGGCAATGTCAGGCGGTATGAGCGAAGGCTTAGCCAAGCGTCTAAGCGGTAAGAATGCCCAGAAGGGTGTTACCGTCGAGGTCGGCCAATTGGAAGCAGCCATCGACCTGCGTGTAATTGTGCATTATGGCTCCAGAATTCAAGAGGTTTGCAGGGAGTTGCAAGAAAACATTAAAGAAGCGGTTGAAAATATGACGGGGTTGTTAGTCGTAGAGGTTAATGTCAAGGTTGAAGGCGTAGCCTTTAAAGAGGATGAGACACCGGATGATACGAATCGCGTGAAGTAG
- the ftsW gene encoding putative lipid II flippase FtsW produces the protein MQPRRKGSPDFLLLILTLLLVGFGLVMVFSASSAIALTDARFNNDALYFTKKQAVWIGLGIFVMLVVMNIPYASFKKLIFPIFFITIVALILVLFFGDVRNGARSWFGIGSFGIQPSELAKISIILYLGALIAKKKDNIRDFKRGLLPIIIIVGLVAGLIMLQPDLGSCLILLSCTAVMVWAGGANLKHLTVITLLGASVVILVVGITYLSDPEGFVSNYRYERFTAFMDPLADELDTGFQLINSLRAFGHGGFFGAGFGHGIQKLHYLPEPHNDFIFATIGEEFGFLGSFMFILIYLTFIWRGLIVSMRCPDLYGSLVGTGIMSLFAIQGIVNIGGVTGSMPITGVTLPFISYGGSSLLITMFSMGIVLSISRDALSPGQVSKQRDK, from the coding sequence ATGCAGCCGCGCCGCAAGGGTTCTCCCGACTTTCTGCTGCTGATTCTGACATTGCTGCTTGTCGGTTTCGGACTCGTTATGGTCTTCAGCGCGAGTTCTGCTATTGCCCTGACAGACGCACGTTTCAATAATGATGCGCTCTATTTTACGAAGAAGCAAGCCGTTTGGATTGGGCTCGGCATATTCGTCATGCTGGTAGTTATGAATATTCCTTACGCCAGCTTTAAGAAACTGATTTTCCCGATATTTTTCATAACCATAGTTGCTTTAATCCTAGTTTTATTTTTTGGTGATGTCAGAAATGGAGCGCGGAGCTGGTTCGGAATCGGCAGTTTCGGTATACAACCTTCTGAGCTCGCCAAAATTAGCATCATCCTTTACCTTGGCGCATTGATTGCTAAGAAGAAAGACAATATCAGGGATTTCAAACGCGGCTTATTGCCCATTATCATTATTGTCGGACTTGTTGCCGGTCTAATTATGTTACAACCGGACTTAGGTTCATGTTTAATTCTGTTGTCATGCACAGCGGTCATGGTATGGGCCGGGGGAGCTAACTTGAAGCACCTTACAGTCATTACCCTGCTCGGTGCCTCTGTCGTCATTCTGGTTGTCGGGATTACTTATCTCAGCGATCCTGAGGGCTTTGTCAGTAATTATCGTTATGAGCGCTTTACCGCCTTTATGGACCCTTTAGCAGATGAATTAGACACAGGGTTTCAATTGATTAATTCCCTGCGGGCTTTTGGTCACGGCGGATTTTTTGGCGCAGGCTTCGGTCACGGCATTCAAAAGCTTCATTACTTACCCGAACCGCATAATGACTTTATCTTTGCTACAATTGGCGAGGAATTCGGATTTCTGGGTTCCTTCATGTTTATACTCATTTACCTAACTTTTATCTGGCGGGGATTAATTGTCTCTATGCGTTGTCCGGATTTATACGGAAGTTTGGTAGGTACCGGAATTATGAGCTTGTTCGCCATTCAAGGTATCGTTAATATCGGAGGTGTTACCGGGAGTATGCCGATTACGGGGGTTACCCTTCCGTTCATTTCTTATGGGGGATCGTCTTTGTTAATTACGATGTTTAGCATGGGTATTGTGCTGAGCATTTCCCGGGATGCACTGTCTCCAGGTCAAGTATCTAAACAACGCGATAAATAA
- a CDS encoding YugN family protein, protein MLIENSNLEGMTSDLGHLDKESEKIGFVRWQWEYTRATYDLKFTNGTDEYFLRFNTRAIEGKLENPDAVLKIEHIYIGRATFPHGLDYESPVPENILKAAKGKLEELKQALA, encoded by the coding sequence ATGCTTATTGAAAATTCAAATCTTGAAGGAATGACAAGCGACCTTGGCCATCTGGACAAAGAATCGGAGAAAATCGGTTTCGTTCGTTGGCAGTGGGAATATACCCGCGCTACATATGATTTGAAATTTACGAACGGAACAGATGAATACTTCCTTAGATTTAACACGCGTGCCATTGAAGGCAAATTGGAGAACCCGGATGCTGTATTGAAGATCGAACATATCTATATCGGCAGAGCCACGTTCCCGCATGGTCTTGACTATGAATCACCGGTACCTGAGAACATCCTGAAGGCGGCTAAGGGTAAACTAGAAGAACTTAAGCAAGCACTGGCTTAG
- a CDS encoding M20 metallopeptidase family protein: MNYRDILNESYAEAVAWRRHLHMHPELSFHEENTADFVAAKLEEWGLEVRKGVGGGGVTGLLKGLNPGKTVALRADMDALPIQDEKESEYASTVPGVMHACGHDAHTSALLMVAKILSAHRSQFKGNVKFIFQHAEETTPGGAKFMIEDGVLHDVDYIYGVHLWTPLQAGHVYSVAGPMMAAADEFVIQLQGKGGHGGLPHETIDTVMIGSQVVVNLQTIVSRTLNPLYPAVVSVGSFQAGNTFNIIAEKCTLKGTVRTFDEESRQTAKSKVEDLTRQTSEMHGAQSNIRYILGYPPVVNDHLETERFFAVAHSLYGTEHVHPMPLLMAGEDFAYYLEQVPGCFMIVGAGNGETRTSYPHHHPKFDLEERAMLQSAELLLHMAVNALSE; this comes from the coding sequence ATGAATTACAGGGATATACTTAATGAAAGTTATGCCGAAGCCGTTGCCTGGCGCAGGCACTTGCACATGCATCCGGAGCTTTCCTTTCATGAAGAGAATACAGCGGACTTCGTTGCAGCCAAGCTCGAAGAATGGGGCTTGGAAGTGCGAAAGGGCGTAGGCGGCGGCGGGGTTACGGGGTTGCTGAAAGGCCTGAACCCGGGAAAGACCGTAGCTTTAAGAGCCGATATGGACGCCTTACCGATTCAAGATGAGAAGGAAAGCGAGTATGCATCCACCGTCCCCGGTGTGATGCACGCCTGCGGACACGATGCTCATACTTCCGCGCTCTTGATGGTCGCTAAAATTCTAAGCGCACATAGATCTCAGTTTAAGGGTAATGTTAAATTTATTTTTCAACATGCCGAGGAAACAACCCCGGGCGGCGCTAAATTTATGATTGAAGACGGTGTCCTGCACGACGTCGATTACATCTATGGCGTTCACCTTTGGACACCACTTCAGGCCGGCCACGTATATTCGGTTGCAGGACCTATGATGGCCGCCGCGGATGAATTTGTTATTCAGCTTCAAGGGAAAGGCGGGCATGGAGGGTTGCCTCATGAAACGATAGACACGGTAATGATTGGTTCCCAGGTCGTGGTGAACTTGCAGACGATTGTGAGTCGGACGTTGAACCCTTTATATCCCGCCGTAGTTTCCGTCGGTTCTTTCCAAGCGGGAAACACGTTTAATATCATAGCGGAAAAGTGCACTCTTAAGGGAACGGTCCGAACTTTTGACGAGGAAAGCAGACAGACGGCTAAATCCAAAGTAGAAGATCTGACCAGACAAACCAGCGAAATGCACGGAGCTCAATCCAATATTCGCTACATCCTGGGATACCCGCCTGTAGTCAACGATCATCTTGAAACCGAACGGTTCTTTGCCGTTGCCCATTCCTTATACGGCACTGAGCATGTCCACCCGATGCCGTTGTTGATGGCAGGAGAAGATTTCGCATATTATCTGGAGCAGGTTCCCGGATGCTTCATGATTGTGGGAGCCGGCAACGGCGAGACGCGCACAAGCTATCCGCATCATCATCCGAAGTTCGATCTTGAGGAGCGGGCCATGCTTCAATCGGCCGAGCTTTTGCTCCATATGGCTGTCAACGCATTATCGGAATAA
- a CDS encoding CBS domain-containing protein has translation MAKTLKDIMSTDIVTVTLEEHIYGIALKMKEHDTGFIPVVEGRKLIGVVTDRDLVVRGYAEKHSGSTSVTEVMTKDIQTVTPDTTVDEAAKLMAKDQIRRLPVVENGELVGVVAIGDLAVRSSYEDEAGQALSEISENHATQNL, from the coding sequence ATGGCAAAAACATTAAAAGATATTATGTCGACGGATATTGTTACGGTAACTTTGGAGGAACATATTTACGGGATCGCCTTAAAGATGAAGGAGCACGATACGGGTTTCATTCCTGTGGTTGAGGGTCGCAAGCTCATCGGTGTGGTGACGGACCGGGATCTTGTCGTCCGGGGCTACGCTGAAAAACATTCCGGATCAACGTCGGTTACCGAAGTGATGACGAAGGATATTCAAACCGTTACACCGGATACGACGGTGGATGAAGCGGCCAAGCTTATGGCTAAGGATCAAATTCGAAGATTACCTGTTGTGGAAAACGGAGAATTGGTCGGCGTTGTAGCCATCGGTGATTTGGCTGTGCGTTCCAGCTATGAAGATGAGGCTGGACAAGCTCTAAGTGAAATTTCTGAGAATCACGCAACTCAAAACCTGTAA